The following nucleotide sequence is from Borrelia coriaceae.
TATTTTGGGATAGAATTATTTTTAAGCGTATGCATAACTTAAAATTTTTGAATTTTATTGATTTGAAGTTCCTGAATGTCAATTTCAGCATGTTTGTTAGATTTCAAGGAGAGGTTTATGTTTTTGTCTAGGAAAATAAAGTCTTATGAAGCTAAATATAGGGGTAAGGAAATTAAGATGAGTACAGAGATTAACAGTTTTCTTAATATTAAAAATTCTGTTGAAGTTAGAGTTGGTAATTACGTGGCATATGGTGTAATTTATTCTATTTCTATGAATGCTATCAAGCTTATTTTACAAGAAGATAAAGTCTTGCCTATTTTGGCACAAAATGGCAATTCAGGTACTATTCATTTTAAGAGCTTTGATAATGTTGGAGATGAGTCTTTTTTTATTCCTTCTTTGGTTGTGAAGTTGTTAAATGCATCTTCTTGTTCTGTTCAAGATAAGGAGTATAATTTGTTAACTCTAGATTTTTTATCTCCTCTTCCAGGAGAGGTTGCAGTTAAGATTGGCAAGTTACTTGATCTAAAGCTTGGGCAGAATCAAAGAATTCATGAGCGTATTATTATTGATAAGGATTCGCTTAGAAAACTTAATCTTAGTTCTGATAGAGCTTTTATTGAAGTTAATGGTGTTAAGCATAAATGCTTAATTAAAGACATGTCTTATGGCGGTGCTCTTTTAATATCTTATTTTGATTATGAGGGAATAGATGAAAATAATACTGGGTTAACTTTAAGTTTTGATATTGCAGGCAAGAAAGTATCTATTGTTGGTAAGGCAAGAAATTTGAGTGTTATTCAGA
It contains:
- the plzA gene encoding c-di-GMP-binding receptor PlzA, translated to MFLSRKIKSYEAKYRGKEIKMSTEINSFLNIKNSVEVRVGNYVAYGVIYSISMNAIKLILQEDKVLPILAQNGNSGTIHFKSFDNVGDESFFIPSLVVKLLNASSCSVQDKEYNLLTLDFLSPLPGEVAVKIGKLLDLKLGQNQRIHERIIIDKDSLRKLNLSSDRAFIEVNGVKHKCLIKDMSYGGALLISYFDYEGIDENNTGLTLSFDIAGKKVSIVGKARNLSVIQTPNGKVLALGMAFCEEKIPLDYTMLIHDYFN